In one Magallana gigas chromosome 9, xbMagGiga1.1, whole genome shotgun sequence genomic region, the following are encoded:
- the LOC117692231 gene encoding cytochrome b5 reductase 4 isoform X3, producing MSQKQSCCFLGRIFQLCSSKSQDKTKKGSPTPSRSSMDYKMAGKDNLLQPSFPALNSQQRLSDAKARNKVELKPGRSLMDWIRLGRSGEDLTGVGGKVLEVDAEELAKHNQINDAWIALRGKVYNITPYMEYHPGGEEELMRGAGIDGTQLFDEVHKWVNYESMLEKCFVGKLKSTPPAHRRESLLKANSTESKNGPMSPPAFKVPESPTLPKFDWFQTKTTVTLVVYTKWKSMKSDFVVIDKQGNNFLATLYIEDYIYYLHIELAEAISLHYEVKVNADTGKVDVILTKESEKQWPSVGKHLQKHNKTVKLKDQEITYRTCSVDSISQVTHDSKLLCLSLPEGTRMCVPVGYHVHLQHKVSGMEVVRSYTAVTPTLTGEQDPRVKDGSVIYLMIKIYKNGALTPWIDSLSKGDPVEVSTFTGDFSEDRLSVCQNLVMFAAGTCFTPMVRLIHHCIEDTKSRVNLKLVFFNKREEDILWYDQLQSLAEKSDRFSCDYILSEADSGWSGKTGRITLDLMKASLPQQTEKSNLLICACGPTPFTNLVTKFAKELGYSESEYHAFQG from the exons ATGTCTCAAAAGCAGAGTTGCTGTTTTCTTGGACGAATATTCCAGCTTTG CTCATCCAAATCCCAGGACAAGACAAAAAAAGGATCACCAACCCCAAGTAGAAGCTCCATGGACTACAAGATGGCTGGCAAGGATAACCTCCTCCAGCCCAGCTTTCCTGCCTTAAACTCCCAGCAGAGGCTTTCAGACGCCAAAGCCCGCAACAAGGTGGAGCTAAAACCAGGCAGGTCCTTGATGGACTGGATCCGACTGGGGAGGAGTGGGGAGGATCTAACGGGGGTGGGGGGTAAAGTCTTAGAGGTGGATGCAGAGGAATTGGCCAAGCATAATCAGATTAACGATGCCTGGATTGCTCTTCGAG GCAAAGTGTACAATATAACGCCTTACATGGAATATCACCCTGGGGGTGAGGAAGAGCTGATGAGGGGGGCAGGGATAGACGGCACTCAACTGTTTGATGAG GTTCATAAATGGGTGAATTACGAATCAATGCTGGAGAAATGCTTTGTGGGCAAGCTGAAATCTACACCCCCTGCACATAGGCGAG aatctCTGTTAAAGGCCAATTCTACGGAGTCAAAGAATG GACCCATGTCTCCACCAGCATTTAAAGTTCCAGAGTCCCCAACCCTACCCAA ATTTGATTGGTTTCAAACTAAAACAACCGTGACTTTAGTAGTGTATACAAAATGGAAGTCCATGAAGTCCGATTTTGTTGTCATTGACAAGCAGGGAAACAACTTTCTAGCCACCCTGTACATAGAAGACTATATCTACTACCTTCATATAG agcttgcAGAGGCAATATCATTACATTATGAAG TGAAAGTAAATGCAGACACTGGTAAAGTAGACGTTATACTGACAAAGGAGTCCGAGAAACAGTGGCCCAGTGTGGGGAAGCATCTACAGAAACACAACAAAACGGTCAAACTCAAAGACCAAG AAATAACATACAGAACATGTTCCGTTGATTCCATATCTCAAGTTACCCATGATTCCAAGTTGTTATGCTTGTCCCTCCCCGAGGGGACCAGGATGTGTGTTCCTGTGGGGTACCATGTACACCTCCAGCACAAAGTGTCAG GGATGGAGGTGGTGAGGAGTTACACAGCAGTGACACCGACCCTGACCGGGGAGCAGGATCCTAGGGTCAAGGACGGGTCAGTAATATACCTGATGATAAAGATCTACAAAAATGGAGCTCTTACTCCATGGATCGATTCCCTCAGTAAAG GTGACCCTGTAGAGGTCAGTACATTTACTGGGGACTTCAGCGAGGATcgtctgtctgtgtgtcagAATCTAGTCATGTTTGCCGCGGGTACGTGTTTTACTCCAATGGTTCGACTTATTCATCACTGTATAGAAGACACAAAGTCTAGAGT AAATCTAAAGTTAGTATTTTTCAATAAGAGAGAGGAGGACATTCTTTGGTATGACCAGTTGCAGTCCCTCGCTGAGAAAAGTGATAG ATTTTCCTGTGATTACATCCTGTCTGAGGCAGACAGTGGCTGGTCCGGCAAGACAGGAAGGATAACTCTCGATCTAATGAAAGCATCATTACCTCAACAAacagaaaaatccaatttacTTATATGTGCCTGTGGTCCCACCCCATTTACTAACTTAGTTACTAA ATTTGCCAAGGAGCTCGGATATTCTGAGAGTGAGTACCATGCATTCCAAGGGTGA
- the LOC117692231 gene encoding cytochrome b5 reductase 4 isoform X4 translates to MDYKMAGKDNLLQPSFPALNSQQRLSDAKARNKVELKPGRSLMDWIRLGRSGEDLTGVGGKVLEVDAEELAKHNQINDAWIALRGKVYNITPYMEYHPGGEEELMRGAGIDGTQLFDEVHKWVNYESMLEKCFVGKLKSTPPAHRRVSLLRILEPGGPANTNKSLLKANSTESKNGPMSPPAFKVPESPTLPKFDWFQTKTTVTLVVYTKWKSMKSDFVVIDKQGNNFLATLYIEDYIYYLHIELAEAISLHYEVKVNADTGKVDVILTKESEKQWPSVGKHLQKHNKTVKLKDQEITYRTCSVDSISQVTHDSKLLCLSLPEGTRMCVPVGYHVHLQHKVSGMEVVRSYTAVTPTLTGEQDPRVKDGSVIYLMIKIYKNGALTPWIDSLSKGDPVEVSTFTGDFSEDRLSVCQNLVMFAAGTCFTPMVRLIHHCIEDTKSRVNLKLVFFNKREEDILWYDQLQSLAEKSDRFSCDYILSEADSGWSGKTGRITLDLMKASLPQQTEKSNLLICACGPTPFTNLVTKFAKELGYSESEYHAFQG, encoded by the exons ATGGACTACAAGATGGCTGGCAAGGATAACCTCCTCCAGCCCAGCTTTCCTGCCTTAAACTCCCAGCAGAGGCTTTCAGACGCCAAAGCCCGCAACAAGGTGGAGCTAAAACCAGGCAGGTCCTTGATGGACTGGATCCGACTGGGGAGGAGTGGGGAGGATCTAACGGGGGTGGGGGGTAAAGTCTTAGAGGTGGATGCAGAGGAATTGGCCAAGCATAATCAGATTAACGATGCCTGGATTGCTCTTCGAG GCAAAGTGTACAATATAACGCCTTACATGGAATATCACCCTGGGGGTGAGGAAGAGCTGATGAGGGGGGCAGGGATAGACGGCACTCAACTGTTTGATGAG GTTCATAAATGGGTGAATTACGAATCAATGCTGGAGAAATGCTTTGTGGGCAAGCTGAAATCTACACCCCCTGCACATAGGCGAG TATCCCTGCTAAGAATCTTGGAGCCAGGGGGACCTGCTAATACCAATA aatctCTGTTAAAGGCCAATTCTACGGAGTCAAAGAATG GACCCATGTCTCCACCAGCATTTAAAGTTCCAGAGTCCCCAACCCTACCCAA ATTTGATTGGTTTCAAACTAAAACAACCGTGACTTTAGTAGTGTATACAAAATGGAAGTCCATGAAGTCCGATTTTGTTGTCATTGACAAGCAGGGAAACAACTTTCTAGCCACCCTGTACATAGAAGACTATATCTACTACCTTCATATAG agcttgcAGAGGCAATATCATTACATTATGAAG TGAAAGTAAATGCAGACACTGGTAAAGTAGACGTTATACTGACAAAGGAGTCCGAGAAACAGTGGCCCAGTGTGGGGAAGCATCTACAGAAACACAACAAAACGGTCAAACTCAAAGACCAAG AAATAACATACAGAACATGTTCCGTTGATTCCATATCTCAAGTTACCCATGATTCCAAGTTGTTATGCTTGTCCCTCCCCGAGGGGACCAGGATGTGTGTTCCTGTGGGGTACCATGTACACCTCCAGCACAAAGTGTCAG GGATGGAGGTGGTGAGGAGTTACACAGCAGTGACACCGACCCTGACCGGGGAGCAGGATCCTAGGGTCAAGGACGGGTCAGTAATATACCTGATGATAAAGATCTACAAAAATGGAGCTCTTACTCCATGGATCGATTCCCTCAGTAAAG GTGACCCTGTAGAGGTCAGTACATTTACTGGGGACTTCAGCGAGGATcgtctgtctgtgtgtcagAATCTAGTCATGTTTGCCGCGGGTACGTGTTTTACTCCAATGGTTCGACTTATTCATCACTGTATAGAAGACACAAAGTCTAGAGT AAATCTAAAGTTAGTATTTTTCAATAAGAGAGAGGAGGACATTCTTTGGTATGACCAGTTGCAGTCCCTCGCTGAGAAAAGTGATAG ATTTTCCTGTGATTACATCCTGTCTGAGGCAGACAGTGGCTGGTCCGGCAAGACAGGAAGGATAACTCTCGATCTAATGAAAGCATCATTACCTCAACAAacagaaaaatccaatttacTTATATGTGCCTGTGGTCCCACCCCATTTACTAACTTAGTTACTAA ATTTGCCAAGGAGCTCGGATATTCTGAGAGTGAGTACCATGCATTCCAAGGGTGA
- the LOC117692231 gene encoding cytochrome b5 reductase 4 isoform X2: protein MGCTSSSKSQDKTKKGSPTPSRSSMDYKMAGKDNLLQPSFPALNSQQRLSDAKARNKVELKPGRSLMDWIRLGRSGEDLTGVGGKVLEVDAEELAKHNQINDAWIALRGKVYNITPYMEYHPGGEEELMRGAGIDGTQLFDEVHKWVNYESMLEKCFVGKLKSTPPAHRRVSLLRILEPGGPANTNKSLLKANSTESKNGPMSPPAFKVPESPTLPKFDWFQTKTTVTLVVYTKWKSMKSDFVVIDKQGNNFLATLYIEDYIYYLHIELAEAISLHYEVKVNADTGKVDVILTKESEKQWPSVGKHLQKHNKTVKLKDQEITYRTCSVDSISQVTHDSKLLCLSLPEGTRMCVPVGYHVHLQHKVSGMEVVRSYTAVTPTLTGEQDPRVKDGSVIYLMIKIYKNGALTPWIDSLSKGDPVEVSTFTGDFSEDRLSVCQNLVMFAAGTCFTPMVRLIHHCIEDTKSRVNLKLVFFNKREEDILWYDQLQSLAEKSDRFSCDYILSEADSGWSGKTGRITLDLMKASLPQQTEKSNLLICACGPTPFTNLVTKFAKELGYSESEYHAFQG from the exons ATGGGATGTACCAG CTCATCCAAATCCCAGGACAAGACAAAAAAAGGATCACCAACCCCAAGTAGAAGCTCCATGGACTACAAGATGGCTGGCAAGGATAACCTCCTCCAGCCCAGCTTTCCTGCCTTAAACTCCCAGCAGAGGCTTTCAGACGCCAAAGCCCGCAACAAGGTGGAGCTAAAACCAGGCAGGTCCTTGATGGACTGGATCCGACTGGGGAGGAGTGGGGAGGATCTAACGGGGGTGGGGGGTAAAGTCTTAGAGGTGGATGCAGAGGAATTGGCCAAGCATAATCAGATTAACGATGCCTGGATTGCTCTTCGAG GCAAAGTGTACAATATAACGCCTTACATGGAATATCACCCTGGGGGTGAGGAAGAGCTGATGAGGGGGGCAGGGATAGACGGCACTCAACTGTTTGATGAG GTTCATAAATGGGTGAATTACGAATCAATGCTGGAGAAATGCTTTGTGGGCAAGCTGAAATCTACACCCCCTGCACATAGGCGAG TATCCCTGCTAAGAATCTTGGAGCCAGGGGGACCTGCTAATACCAATA aatctCTGTTAAAGGCCAATTCTACGGAGTCAAAGAATG GACCCATGTCTCCACCAGCATTTAAAGTTCCAGAGTCCCCAACCCTACCCAA ATTTGATTGGTTTCAAACTAAAACAACCGTGACTTTAGTAGTGTATACAAAATGGAAGTCCATGAAGTCCGATTTTGTTGTCATTGACAAGCAGGGAAACAACTTTCTAGCCACCCTGTACATAGAAGACTATATCTACTACCTTCATATAG agcttgcAGAGGCAATATCATTACATTATGAAG TGAAAGTAAATGCAGACACTGGTAAAGTAGACGTTATACTGACAAAGGAGTCCGAGAAACAGTGGCCCAGTGTGGGGAAGCATCTACAGAAACACAACAAAACGGTCAAACTCAAAGACCAAG AAATAACATACAGAACATGTTCCGTTGATTCCATATCTCAAGTTACCCATGATTCCAAGTTGTTATGCTTGTCCCTCCCCGAGGGGACCAGGATGTGTGTTCCTGTGGGGTACCATGTACACCTCCAGCACAAAGTGTCAG GGATGGAGGTGGTGAGGAGTTACACAGCAGTGACACCGACCCTGACCGGGGAGCAGGATCCTAGGGTCAAGGACGGGTCAGTAATATACCTGATGATAAAGATCTACAAAAATGGAGCTCTTACTCCATGGATCGATTCCCTCAGTAAAG GTGACCCTGTAGAGGTCAGTACATTTACTGGGGACTTCAGCGAGGATcgtctgtctgtgtgtcagAATCTAGTCATGTTTGCCGCGGGTACGTGTTTTACTCCAATGGTTCGACTTATTCATCACTGTATAGAAGACACAAAGTCTAGAGT AAATCTAAAGTTAGTATTTTTCAATAAGAGAGAGGAGGACATTCTTTGGTATGACCAGTTGCAGTCCCTCGCTGAGAAAAGTGATAG ATTTTCCTGTGATTACATCCTGTCTGAGGCAGACAGTGGCTGGTCCGGCAAGACAGGAAGGATAACTCTCGATCTAATGAAAGCATCATTACCTCAACAAacagaaaaatccaatttacTTATATGTGCCTGTGGTCCCACCCCATTTACTAACTTAGTTACTAA ATTTGCCAAGGAGCTCGGATATTCTGAGAGTGAGTACCATGCATTCCAAGGGTGA
- the LOC117692231 gene encoding cytochrome b5 reductase 4 isoform X1 gives MSQKQSCCFLGRIFQLCSSKSQDKTKKGSPTPSRSSMDYKMAGKDNLLQPSFPALNSQQRLSDAKARNKVELKPGRSLMDWIRLGRSGEDLTGVGGKVLEVDAEELAKHNQINDAWIALRGKVYNITPYMEYHPGGEEELMRGAGIDGTQLFDEVHKWVNYESMLEKCFVGKLKSTPPAHRRVSLLRILEPGGPANTNKSLLKANSTESKNGPMSPPAFKVPESPTLPKFDWFQTKTTVTLVVYTKWKSMKSDFVVIDKQGNNFLATLYIEDYIYYLHIELAEAISLHYEVKVNADTGKVDVILTKESEKQWPSVGKHLQKHNKTVKLKDQEITYRTCSVDSISQVTHDSKLLCLSLPEGTRMCVPVGYHVHLQHKVSGMEVVRSYTAVTPTLTGEQDPRVKDGSVIYLMIKIYKNGALTPWIDSLSKGDPVEVSTFTGDFSEDRLSVCQNLVMFAAGTCFTPMVRLIHHCIEDTKSRVNLKLVFFNKREEDILWYDQLQSLAEKSDRFSCDYILSEADSGWSGKTGRITLDLMKASLPQQTEKSNLLICACGPTPFTNLVTKFAKELGYSESEYHAFQG, from the exons ATGTCTCAAAAGCAGAGTTGCTGTTTTCTTGGACGAATATTCCAGCTTTG CTCATCCAAATCCCAGGACAAGACAAAAAAAGGATCACCAACCCCAAGTAGAAGCTCCATGGACTACAAGATGGCTGGCAAGGATAACCTCCTCCAGCCCAGCTTTCCTGCCTTAAACTCCCAGCAGAGGCTTTCAGACGCCAAAGCCCGCAACAAGGTGGAGCTAAAACCAGGCAGGTCCTTGATGGACTGGATCCGACTGGGGAGGAGTGGGGAGGATCTAACGGGGGTGGGGGGTAAAGTCTTAGAGGTGGATGCAGAGGAATTGGCCAAGCATAATCAGATTAACGATGCCTGGATTGCTCTTCGAG GCAAAGTGTACAATATAACGCCTTACATGGAATATCACCCTGGGGGTGAGGAAGAGCTGATGAGGGGGGCAGGGATAGACGGCACTCAACTGTTTGATGAG GTTCATAAATGGGTGAATTACGAATCAATGCTGGAGAAATGCTTTGTGGGCAAGCTGAAATCTACACCCCCTGCACATAGGCGAG TATCCCTGCTAAGAATCTTGGAGCCAGGGGGACCTGCTAATACCAATA aatctCTGTTAAAGGCCAATTCTACGGAGTCAAAGAATG GACCCATGTCTCCACCAGCATTTAAAGTTCCAGAGTCCCCAACCCTACCCAA ATTTGATTGGTTTCAAACTAAAACAACCGTGACTTTAGTAGTGTATACAAAATGGAAGTCCATGAAGTCCGATTTTGTTGTCATTGACAAGCAGGGAAACAACTTTCTAGCCACCCTGTACATAGAAGACTATATCTACTACCTTCATATAG agcttgcAGAGGCAATATCATTACATTATGAAG TGAAAGTAAATGCAGACACTGGTAAAGTAGACGTTATACTGACAAAGGAGTCCGAGAAACAGTGGCCCAGTGTGGGGAAGCATCTACAGAAACACAACAAAACGGTCAAACTCAAAGACCAAG AAATAACATACAGAACATGTTCCGTTGATTCCATATCTCAAGTTACCCATGATTCCAAGTTGTTATGCTTGTCCCTCCCCGAGGGGACCAGGATGTGTGTTCCTGTGGGGTACCATGTACACCTCCAGCACAAAGTGTCAG GGATGGAGGTGGTGAGGAGTTACACAGCAGTGACACCGACCCTGACCGGGGAGCAGGATCCTAGGGTCAAGGACGGGTCAGTAATATACCTGATGATAAAGATCTACAAAAATGGAGCTCTTACTCCATGGATCGATTCCCTCAGTAAAG GTGACCCTGTAGAGGTCAGTACATTTACTGGGGACTTCAGCGAGGATcgtctgtctgtgtgtcagAATCTAGTCATGTTTGCCGCGGGTACGTGTTTTACTCCAATGGTTCGACTTATTCATCACTGTATAGAAGACACAAAGTCTAGAGT AAATCTAAAGTTAGTATTTTTCAATAAGAGAGAGGAGGACATTCTTTGGTATGACCAGTTGCAGTCCCTCGCTGAGAAAAGTGATAG ATTTTCCTGTGATTACATCCTGTCTGAGGCAGACAGTGGCTGGTCCGGCAAGACAGGAAGGATAACTCTCGATCTAATGAAAGCATCATTACCTCAACAAacagaaaaatccaatttacTTATATGTGCCTGTGGTCCCACCCCATTTACTAACTTAGTTACTAA ATTTGCCAAGGAGCTCGGATATTCTGAGAGTGAGTACCATGCATTCCAAGGGTGA